The window ATTAGCTTTAGCAAGTAATTCTTTAGCTAAATCTATTTTATCTTCTTCAACTAGAGATGTTCCTGTAGCTTTTCCTTGAGCTCTTAGGAATGTAAACATCATAGCTCCACCAACTAGTACTTTATCAGCTTTAGTTAGTAAGTTTTCGATTACTCCTATCTTATCAGATACTTTTGCTCCTCCTAATATTGCTACTAGAGGTCTTTCAGGATTATCTACTGCTCCTCCTATGAATTTGATTTCTTTTTCCATTAAGAATCCTGCAGCAGTTTTTCCTTCTCCTATATTTGCAGCTATTCCAACATTTGAAGCGTGAGCTCTGTGAGCAGTTCCAAATGCGTCATTTACAAATAGGTCTCCAAGTGATGCCCAGTATTTTCCTAATTCAGGATCATTTTTAGATTCTTTTTTACCATCAAGGTCTTCAAATCTTGTATTTTCAAACATCATGATTTGTCCATCTTTTAATTCAGCAACAGCTTTTTCAAGTTCTGCCCCTCTAGTTGCAGGAACAAATTTAACTGGTTGTCCTAAAAGTTCAGCAAGTCTTTCTGCAACTGGTCTTAATGATTTAGATTTTAAATCATCTTCAGTTTTTACTTTTCCAAGGTGAGAGAAAGCAATTACTCTTCCACCATGTTCAAGTACATATTTTATAGTTGGTAATGCAGCAACTATTCTATTTTCATCAGTTATTTTTCCATCTTTCATAGGTACGTTAAAGTCAACTCTCATTAAAACTTTTTTACCTTTTACATCTAAATCTGTAACTATTTTCTTAGCCATTTCTGACCTCCCATTTAATTTAAATTTCAACTATAGTATCTTTAAAAATAGCGGAACGTTGAAGTTCCGCTATTCTGTTCTATTTAGTTAATTAAATTTTGTAAACTTCAATTATTTAGAAATTTCAACAAATTTTTTAAGAGTTCTTACTAATTGAGAAGTGTAAGACATTTCGTTGTCGTACCAAGCAACAGTTTTAACTAATTGTTTGTCTCCAACTGTCATAACTTTTGTTAGAGTTGCATCAAATAATGATCCAAAGTGACATCCAACGATATCGCTAGAAACGATTTCATCTTCGTTGTATCCGAATGATTCGTTTGCAGCAGCTTTCATTGCAGCGTTTACTTCTTCAACAGTTACATTTTTTTCAAGTACAGTTACTAATTCAGTGATTGATCCTGTAATTACTGGTACTCTTTGAGCAGCTCCATCTAATTTTCCTTTTAATTCAGGAATTACTAATCCGATAGCTTTTGCAGCTCCAGTTGTGTTAGGAACGATATTTGCAGCAGCAGCTCTTGCTCTTCTCATATCTCCTTTTCTGTGTGGACCATCTAGAGTATTTTGGTCATTTGTATAAGCGTGGATAGTTGTCATTAATCCTTCAACGATTCCAAAGTTATCTTGTAATACTTTAGCCATTGGTGCTAAACAGTTAGTTGTACAAGAAGCTCCTGAAATAACTGTTTCAGTTCCATCAAGGATGTTGTCGTTTACGTTGTAAACTATTGTTTTTAGATCTCCTTTAGCTGGTGCAGAAATAACTACTTTTTTAGCTCCTGCTTTGATATGAGCTTCAGCTTTAGTTTTGTCTGTGAAGAATCCAGTACATTCAAGAACAACGTCTACTCCTAATTCTCCCCAAGGTAATTCTTCAGGATTTGCTTTAGCGAATGTTTTTACGCTGTGTCCGTTTACTACGAATTCTCCTTCTTTAACTTCTACTGACCCTTCAAATCTTCCGTGAGCTGAGTCATATTTTAATAGGTGTGCTAACATTTTAGTGTCTGTTAAGTCGTTGATTGCTACAACTTCTAATTCTGGGTTCCCCATTATTAATCTGAATGCTAATCTTCCAATTCTTCCGAATCCATTAATTGCTACTTTAACTGCCATCTTATATTCCTCCTAAATTCTTTATTATTATGTAAATATACTTTATGTTTCTTATCGTCTACATAAAATATATAACATGTACAATCCTTTGTCAATTAACTCTTAAGCAATATTTTTATAAGGGTTAATTTTAATCTTTTTCCGATTACTTTTTTACCATCTGTCGGGAATGTAACATACTACTGTACGGGTTTTTTACTAGATTTAATCTAGTCTAAACCTAACAGCTTTTTCATATCATCTGGAAGCTTTGTTTCAACAGTTATCAACTTTCCTGTATCTATTTCAGAAAACTGTGTCTTATATGAGTGGAGCATCTGTCTATCTGCTCTGTTATCAGCACCGCCGTACAATTCATCCCCAAGTAGTGGATATCCCTCAAGAGCCATATGAGCTCTTATCTGATGAGTTCTTCCAGTAAATAGCTGTGCTTCTATAAGTGTAAGATTTTTATCTTCAAATCTTTTTATTACTTTTATTCTTGTTTTTGCATCCTGTCCTCCATCTTCTGGAGCTAATTCCACACGACGAAGTTCATCTCCTATCTTACCAATAGGTCTTGTTATATCAAATTCATCCTTTTCTACAATACCCTTTACTATGGCCATATAGAATTTATTTACTACACCTTTTTCCTGAAGGTATGCCTGTGCATGGGCATTTTTAGTAACTATGATAATACCTGAAGTATTCATATCCAGTCTGTTGTAAAATCTTGGTACCATAATCTTACCAGTTGTCTTAAGAAAATAGTTTACAACTCCATTAGCAAGAGTCTTGTCCACTTTTTTCTGTGTTGGATGAACTATTATATATGGTTCCTTATTTATAAGGAGAAGGTTTTTATCCTCATACACCACATCTATAGGAATATCCATAGGCTTTATTCCTGTTGATTTTTCCTTCTCTTTAATCAGGACCTTTCCATCTTTTTTAACTTTTTTACTATTATTTTTTACTCTTTTTCCATTTAGATATATCTCTAAATTTCTCAAACCTCTTCCTGAATATCCCTTTGACTCTTTCAGATAATTTCCAATTTCATACCCATCATATTCAGGTTCTACTATATATTTTTTTATCAATTTTTACCTCACCAAAAACTTTCTATTTACATATATTGTACTATAAGAATAAAAAAAAGTTAACTGTTATTTTAATAATTTCAAGGGTTTTAAGTGGTTTCTGCACTAATTGCAGACATTATTTTTTGTTGCATTTTCCATTTTAACATTATATAATTTTAAAATACTTAATGTTCTGATTAATAAAATTAAGCCTAAAAATAGTACTATAAATCTTGTTAATAATCTTTATATATATTTCTATGCACAAATAAAACTTTACGAAAGGGACATTTGAAATTACTGAAAAAAGGAGAGCACTATGTCAAAAAGAACACTTATTTTAACTGGAATTTTTATTTTAATTGTTGGGATTTTTTGGAAATTTACCTCAGGAAAAGGGGCTAAAGAGGAAAAAATCACTCCTCCTGAGATAAGAGTTGGAATACTTTCAATTGATGATGTACTTCCAATTGTTGTAGCTCAAAAAGAGGATGCTTTTGCAAAAAATGGTTTAAATGTAAAGATCTATCCATTTAAAAGCAGCTTGGATGAATCTAAGGCAATGGAAGCTGGGGAACTTGATATTATTATGAATGATATGATTGTACAGGGACTTATGAAAAAAGCTGGAGTGGATACAAAAATCCTATCATATGCTTTTGGAGCTAATGTGAAAGAGGGGCGTTTTGTAGTTGTATCATCACCTGATAGTGGAATTTATAAGCCAGAAGATCTATATGGTAAAAATGTAGCTATCTCAACTAATACCATGATGGAATACCTTATAGACAGCTATGAGGAAAATCTTGGTCTTAATCCAGATAAAATAGAAAAATTAAATGTTCCAAATCTTATTCTTAGAATGGAAGCTGTAATTGAAGGGCGTGATATCAATTCAGCTATTCTTCCTGACCCACTTGCAAGTTTTGCAATATCTAAAGGTTGTATACCTGTTATTGACGATACAAAGCTTAGTGAAAACTACTCACAGTCTGTTATCTTAGGAAGAGATAAATTTATCAAAGAAAACAGAGATGCTGTTAAAAAATTTATGAAGGTATATTTTGATACTATGGAAGAGATCAATAAAAATCCTGATAAGTATAGAGAGCTTGCTATGGAAAATGCAAGGGTACCAAAATCACTTCATGAAGATTATGTAACTCCTCACTTTACTCCTTATAAGGTTCCTGGTGAAAAAGATGTTGAAAGAGTGAGCAACTGGCTTGTTAACAAAGGCCTTATAAAAGAGGGATACAGATATGAGGATATGGTCACTAAGGAATTTATTGATGTAAAATGATGGAAACTATTTACAGATTAGAAAATATCACTCACAGATATTCACAGGAGAAAACTCTTTTTTCCAATCTTTCACTGGAGATAAAAAGAGGGGAACGATGGGCAATATTAGGTCATTCAGGGTGCGGTAAAAGCACCCTTTTACAAACTCTTGGTGGTCTTGTTACTCCTACATCAGGTGAAATTTATTACAGGGATAAAAGGCTTTTAAAACCTGAAAAAACCATACAGATAATATTTCAGGAGTATGGGCTTTTTCCATGGAAAAGTGTAGAGGAAAATATTGCACTTCCTCTAATTTTAGAAAAAAGGAAAAAAGATGAGATCTCTTCTAAGGTAAAAGAGTATCTTGTGGAGTTTAATCTTTCAGAGCATACAAATAAACATCCCTATGAACTCTCAGGTGGAGAGAGGCAAAGAGTTGCTATATGCAGAGCTATGATCAGTAATCCCCATGTACTTTTAATGGATGAGCCATTTTCAGCAT of the Fusobacterium sp. DD2 genome contains:
- a CDS encoding phosphoglycerate kinase is translated as MAKKIVTDLDVKGKKVLMRVDFNVPMKDGKITDENRIVAALPTIKYVLEHGGRVIAFSHLGKVKTEDDLKSKSLRPVAERLAELLGQPVKFVPATRGAELEKAVAELKDGQIMMFENTRFEDLDGKKESKNDPELGKYWASLGDLFVNDAFGTAHRAHASNVGIAANIGEGKTAAGFLMEKEIKFIGGAVDNPERPLVAILGGAKVSDKIGVIENLLTKADKVLVGGAMMFTFLRAQGKATGTSLVEEDKIDLAKELLAKANGKLVLPIDTVVAKEFKNDAPHKTVSVDAIPADEMGLDVGEGTVKLFAKEISGAKTVVWNGPMGVFEMPNFAKGTIGVCEAIAHLQGATTIIGGGDSAAAAISLGYADKFTHISTGGGASLEYLEGKKLPGVESISDK
- the gap gene encoding type I glyceraldehyde-3-phosphate dehydrogenase, producing MAVKVAINGFGRIGRLAFRLIMGNPELEVVAINDLTDTKMLAHLLKYDSAHGRFEGSVEVKEGEFVVNGHSVKTFAKANPEELPWGELGVDVVLECTGFFTDKTKAEAHIKAGAKKVVISAPAKGDLKTIVYNVNDNILDGTETVISGASCTTNCLAPMAKVLQDNFGIVEGLMTTIHAYTNDQNTLDGPHRKGDMRRARAAAANIVPNTTGAAKAIGLVIPELKGKLDGAAQRVPVITGSITELVTVLEKNVTVEEVNAAMKAAANESFGYNEDEIVSSDIVGCHFGSLFDATLTKVMTVGDKQLVKTVAWYDNEMSYTSQLVRTLKKFVEISK
- a CDS encoding RluA family pseudouridine synthase, whose amino-acid sequence is MKKYIVEPEYDGYEIGNYLKESKGYSGRGLRNLEIYLNGKRVKNNSKKVKKDGKVLIKEKEKSTGIKPMDIPIDVVYEDKNLLLINKEPYIIVHPTQKKVDKTLANGVVNYFLKTTGKIMVPRFYNRLDMNTSGIIIVTKNAHAQAYLQEKGVVNKFYMAIVKGIVEKDEFDITRPIGKIGDELRRVELAPEDGGQDAKTRIKVIKRFEDKNLTLIEAQLFTGRTHQIRAHMALEGYPLLGDELYGGADNRADRQMLHSYKTQFSEIDTGKLITVETKLPDDMKKLLGLD
- a CDS encoding ABC transporter substrate-binding protein; translated protein: MSKRTLILTGIFILIVGIFWKFTSGKGAKEEKITPPEIRVGILSIDDVLPIVVAQKEDAFAKNGLNVKIYPFKSSLDESKAMEAGELDIIMNDMIVQGLMKKAGVDTKILSYAFGANVKEGRFVVVSSPDSGIYKPEDLYGKNVAISTNTMMEYLIDSYEENLGLNPDKIEKLNVPNLILRMEAVIEGRDINSAILPDPLASFAISKGCIPVIDDTKLSENYSQSVILGRDKFIKENRDAVKKFMKVYFDTMEEINKNPDKYRELAMENARVPKSLHEDYVTPHFTPYKVPGEKDVERVSNWLVNKGLIKEGYRYEDMVTKEFIDVK
- a CDS encoding ATP-binding cassette domain-containing protein — encoded protein: MMETIYRLENITHRYSQEKTLFSNLSLEIKRGERWAILGHSGCGKSTLLQTLGGLVTPTSGEIYYRDKRLLKPEKTIQIIFQEYGLFPWKSVEENIALPLILEKRKKDEISSKVKEYLVEFNLSEHTNKHPYELSGGERQRVAICRAMISNPHVLLMDEPFSALDELIREKLQDYVLSLSDKKNITTIIVTHSIKEAIKMAHKILLFSPKSSTPLIYTLKKNIKERTPQYLEEVACTLKDQLKGENDEI